The Streptomyces nitrosporeus genome includes a window with the following:
- a CDS encoding TetR/AcrR family transcriptional regulator, whose translation MPGERTYHHGDLRRAVLTAALDVIAADGPDALSLRDLARRAGVSHAAPAHHFKDRTGLLTAVAAEGYALFADALAKAPGLQERGVAYVRFASTHPAHFQVMFRPELHRADDPALLAARARATEALRSGVDGLPEAARGEDARLAGVAAWSLAHGFATLLLSGNLSGALEGRAPEDAFRTLAGLVFARGAGGDAQPAAPPPRPAAPTDGRTAGS comes from the coding sequence ATGCCAGGCGAACGCACCTACCACCACGGCGACCTGCGACGGGCCGTCCTGACCGCCGCCCTCGACGTCATCGCGGCCGACGGCCCCGACGCCCTGTCCCTGCGCGACCTGGCCCGCCGGGCCGGCGTCTCGCACGCCGCGCCGGCCCACCACTTCAAGGACCGCACCGGTCTGCTCACCGCCGTCGCCGCCGAGGGCTACGCGCTCTTCGCCGACGCCCTGGCCAAGGCCCCCGGCCTCCAGGAACGGGGCGTGGCCTACGTACGGTTCGCCTCCACGCACCCCGCGCACTTCCAGGTGATGTTCCGCCCGGAGCTCCACCGTGCCGACGACCCCGCCCTGCTCGCCGCCAGGGCCCGCGCCACCGAGGCGCTGCGCTCCGGTGTCGACGGGCTGCCCGAAGCGGCCCGGGGTGAGGACGCCCGCCTGGCCGGCGTCGCCGCCTGGTCCCTCGCCCACGGCTTCGCCACCCTGCTGCTCAGCGGCAACCTGTCCGGCGCCCTGGAGGGCCGGGCCCCGGAGGACGCCTTCCGCACCCTCGCCGGACTGGTCTTCGCCCGCGGGGCGGGCGGCGACGCGCAGCCGGCCGCGCCGCCGCCCCGCCCGGCGGCCCCTACGGACGGGCGTACGGCCGGGTCATGA
- a CDS encoding SCO6745 family protein — protein MADELGNVRRMWHLLEPLHAVFYYAPEVTEEAAALGYATDGRWPGYFAWRAAPLGAVGADEVTAAFHSFSPVMVGTHVPAAWSVAAPDAVLAARTRAVDRAYRALFGDRVGGAEFAEAAALARRAAGAADVTGRPLAGANAVLPWPDAPHLVLWQAATVLREHRGDGHIAALGAAGLDPVESLVSFAAVGAAPPGVFASRGWSAAEWAAARERLAARGLVEADGSATPAGRALRAEVERRTDEAAAGPWEALGAEGRERLVELLGPLWVEAIGSGLLPSETTLGIGKV, from the coding sequence ATGGCCGACGAGCTGGGGAACGTACGCCGGATGTGGCACCTGCTGGAGCCGCTGCACGCCGTTTTCTACTACGCGCCGGAGGTGACCGAGGAGGCCGCCGCCCTCGGGTACGCCACGGACGGCCGCTGGCCCGGCTACTTCGCGTGGCGGGCGGCACCGCTGGGGGCGGTGGGGGCGGACGAGGTCACGGCCGCGTTCCACAGCTTCAGCCCGGTCATGGTCGGCACCCATGTCCCGGCCGCCTGGTCCGTCGCCGCGCCGGACGCCGTTCTCGCGGCCCGTACACGGGCGGTGGACCGGGCGTACCGGGCGCTGTTCGGTGACCGGGTGGGCGGTGCGGAGTTCGCCGAGGCCGCCGCCCTGGCCCGCCGGGCCGCCGGGGCGGCGGACGTCACCGGCCGGCCGCTCGCCGGGGCCAACGCGGTGCTGCCCTGGCCCGACGCGCCGCACCTGGTGCTCTGGCAGGCCGCCACGGTGCTGCGCGAGCACCGGGGAGACGGCCACATCGCGGCGCTGGGCGCTGCGGGGCTGGACCCGGTGGAGTCACTGGTGTCCTTCGCGGCGGTCGGCGCGGCCCCGCCCGGGGTGTTCGCGAGCCGGGGGTGGAGCGCGGCGGAATGGGCGGCGGCCCGCGAGCGGCTGGCCGCCAGGGGGCTGGTGGAGGCGGACGGCTCGGCCACACCGGCCGGGCGGGCGCTGCGGGCGGAGGTGGAGCGGCGGACGGACGAAGCCGCGGCGGGCCCCTGGGAGGCGCTGGGCGCGGAAGGGCGTGAGCGGCTCGTGGAGCTGCTGGGGCCGCTGTGGGTGGAGGCGATCGGTTCCGGGCTCCTGCCGTCCGAGACGACGCTGGGCATCGGCAAGGTGTGA
- a CDS encoding VOC family protein, producing MSYDQQRSRALTPSDTVRLDHTAVYASDRRLSAEFIAVILGLEVGAPFGPFLPVDLGNGVTLDYYEKRTEPIQSQHYAFLVPEDRFDAAVARLEAVGVTYYADPGHTEPGRTDSLFGGRGAYFEDPDGHNMEIMTRPYARP from the coding sequence ATGTCGTACGACCAGCAGCGCTCGCGCGCGCTCACACCATCGGACACCGTCCGGCTGGACCACACCGCCGTGTACGCGTCGGACCGCCGTCTGTCGGCCGAGTTCATCGCCGTGATCCTGGGCCTGGAGGTCGGTGCCCCCTTCGGACCGTTCCTGCCCGTCGACCTGGGCAACGGCGTGACGCTCGACTACTACGAGAAGCGCACCGAGCCGATCCAGTCCCAGCACTACGCGTTCCTCGTGCCCGAGGACCGGTTCGACGCCGCGGTCGCCCGCCTGGAGGCGGTCGGGGTCACCTACTACGCCGACCCCGGTCACACCGAACCCGGCCGGACCGACAGTCTCTTCGGCGGCCGGGGTGCCTACTTCGAGGACCCGGACGGGCACAACATGGAGATCATGACCCGGCCGTACGCCCGTCCGTAG
- a CDS encoding HNH endonuclease family protein has translation MTPPSAVRRPSRLLPLVPLALAGTLALTGCDALTGPPAPEPARTAAGGTALRAVEELPVKGRAPRTGYERSAFGSAWADTDRNGCGTRDDVLAEQLDDVKRDADGCKVLSGVLDPDPYTGTRIVFRRGRSKVDIDHLVALSDAWQKGARQWSAGKRRAFANDPLNLVAADSSANRRKGDGDTATWLPPNKGYRCVYVAGQVAVKAKYGLWVTAAERDAMRKVLSGCPDRKLPAGGAPTEAPSR, from the coding sequence GTGACGCCTCCTTCCGCCGTACGCCGCCCTTCCCGCCTCCTCCCGCTGGTGCCGCTGGCCCTGGCGGGCACACTCGCGCTGACCGGGTGCGACGCCCTGACCGGTCCGCCCGCGCCGGAGCCGGCGCGTACGGCCGCCGGGGGCACGGCACTCCGGGCGGTGGAGGAGCTCCCGGTGAAGGGCAGGGCGCCGCGCACCGGGTACGAGCGGAGCGCGTTCGGGTCCGCCTGGGCGGACACCGACCGCAACGGCTGCGGAACACGCGACGACGTCCTGGCGGAACAGCTGGACGACGTGAAGCGGGACGCGGACGGCTGCAAGGTGCTCAGCGGGGTCCTGGACCCCGACCCGTACACCGGTACCCGGATCGTGTTCCGGCGGGGCCGCAGCAAGGTGGACATAGACCATCTCGTCGCCCTGTCCGACGCGTGGCAGAAGGGCGCCCGGCAGTGGAGCGCCGGGAAGCGGCGGGCCTTCGCCAACGACCCGCTCAATCTGGTGGCCGCCGACTCGTCCGCCAACCGCCGCAAGGGCGACGGCGACACCGCGACCTGGCTGCCGCCCAACAAGGGGTACCGCTGCGTGTACGTGGCGGGACAGGTGGCGGTGAAGGCGAAGTACGGGCTGTGGGTGACCGCCGCCGAGCGGGACGCCATGCGGAAGGTGCTGTCCGGCTGTCCGGACCGGAAACTGCCGGCCGGTGGTGCTCCGACCGAGGCGCCGTCCCGTTGA